A section of the Dehalobacter sp. DCM genome encodes:
- a CDS encoding glycosyl hydrolase family 18 protein codes for MNDVFSMSYLSFGNTSKYIEQVDKTKGNLNMVAPNYFELKPQGTLKITSQCDPVFIRHMHERGITVVPFLSNHWDRGLGRAALAERTLLAGQCADFIAMNDLDGVNIDLENVTDADREAYTDFVRQLRERIPAPKEVSVAVAANPNGWTKGWHGSYDYAELAKYADYLLIMAYDESYTGGPEGPVAGYRWVERAIHYALMKGVPPEKIVLGIPFYGRYWKIGQAVGGIGISNKRVDELIGQYGGTVIFDDTAKSPRAVMTISGGSIPAPVAGKVLTPGTYHIWYENNDSIRAKLSLRRQYNLKGIGSWSLGQENPSLWQSYRFWIQ; via the coding sequence ATGAATGATGTTTTCAGCATGAGTTATCTTAGTTTTGGCAATACCTCTAAATATATCGAACAGGTCGATAAAACCAAAGGAAATTTAAACATGGTTGCCCCTAATTATTTTGAGTTGAAGCCACAAGGGACTCTCAAAATCACTTCACAATGTGATCCCGTTTTCATTCGGCACATGCATGAACGGGGGATTACGGTTGTCCCTTTTCTTAGCAACCATTGGGATCGGGGGCTTGGCCGCGCAGCTTTAGCTGAGAGAACTCTGCTTGCGGGTCAATGTGCCGATTTTATCGCGATGAACGATTTAGACGGTGTCAATATTGATCTAGAGAATGTGACGGACGCTGACCGGGAAGCGTATACCGATTTTGTCCGGCAGCTGCGCGAAAGGATTCCGGCTCCTAAAGAAGTATCCGTTGCTGTAGCGGCGAACCCCAACGGATGGACAAAAGGCTGGCATGGTTCCTATGACTACGCTGAGTTAGCAAAATACGCCGATTATCTCCTGATCATGGCCTATGATGAGAGCTATACCGGAGGACCTGAGGGACCGGTTGCGGGCTATCGTTGGGTAGAACGCGCGATTCATTACGCCTTAATGAAAGGCGTGCCACCAGAAAAAATAGTCCTCGGAATTCCGTTTTATGGCCGCTATTGGAAGATAGGACAGGCGGTGGGAGGTATAGGTATCTCCAATAAACGTGTTGATGAATTGATTGGCCAGTATGGTGGTACTGTTATTTTTGATGATACCGCCAAATCACCGCGAGCAGTCATGACGATCTCGGGTGGAAGTATCCCGGCACCAGTAGCAGGTAAGGTTCTTACCCCGGGGACATACCATATCTGGTATGAGAATAACGATTCGATACGGGCGAAACTCTCACTGCGGCGTCAATATAATCTCAAAGGGATCGGAAGCTGGAGCCTTGGCCAAGAAAATCCGTCTTTATGGCAGTCCTATCGTTTCTGGATCCAGTAG
- a CDS encoding multidrug effflux MFS transporter, protein MTNEKFKKQIYLGNRGLIVLIALLSAFVPMTTDLYLPALPHMADSFQSTAGVVNMTLIFFFIFYAVGSLIFGPLSDRFGRKPLLLFGIIVYIISSILCAAASSIYLLIGYRVLQALGSGALSAVSMAIIKDVYDEKERVSILAVVQSMIFMAPIIAPVVGALILKVTTWRGIFGFLSLIGLISLIGIILFKETLEEKTEGNVFQSICRLGTVLRNPGFSSLTVTFSLGAIPLMAYVSSSSYIYIDQFGLSEQLYSFFFAANAVASVIAPFLYIKLCRRHSDQTIINSAFIITALSGFLIALFGSHSPLFFVLTLIPSTLACGLLRPPSTNIIFEQHPRDNGSVSSLLNFIMTLFGSFGMILISLDWTNRIVIIGIMYFIAAFISLLSWNHLVNKGYVHSVEAAK, encoded by the coding sequence ATGACAAATGAAAAATTTAAAAAACAAATATATCTTGGAAATCGTGGTCTGATTGTTCTTATTGCCTTACTCAGTGCATTTGTACCTATGACAACAGACCTTTATCTGCCTGCTCTGCCGCATATGGCGGATAGTTTTCAGTCCACTGCCGGTGTGGTCAATATGACCTTGATCTTTTTCTTTATTTTTTATGCCGTTGGCTCACTCATTTTCGGGCCCTTAAGTGACCGATTTGGACGAAAACCTCTGCTGCTTTTCGGTATAATTGTGTATATAATCTCAAGCATTCTATGCGCCGCTGCCTCCAGTATCTATCTCTTGATTGGATATAGAGTACTTCAAGCCCTGGGAAGCGGTGCCCTTTCCGCTGTTTCCATGGCCATTATTAAAGATGTCTATGACGAAAAAGAACGCGTTTCTATTTTAGCTGTTGTGCAGTCGATGATCTTTATGGCTCCCATTATCGCACCCGTTGTCGGGGCCCTTATTTTGAAAGTGACGACCTGGCGGGGGATTTTTGGTTTTCTTAGCCTTATCGGCCTTATATCCTTAATCGGTATCATCTTGTTTAAGGAAACATTAGAAGAAAAAACAGAAGGCAATGTTTTTCAATCCATCTGCAGACTGGGAACTGTTCTCCGCAATCCCGGCTTTTCGTCCTTGACCGTGACCTTCTCGCTTGGAGCGATTCCGCTTATGGCCTACGTATCGAGTTCCTCCTACATCTATATCGATCAGTTTGGTTTGTCTGAGCAACTATACAGCTTCTTTTTTGCAGCCAATGCCGTCGCTTCTGTCATTGCACCATTTCTCTATATCAAATTGTGTCGGCGCCATTCTGATCAAACTATAATCAATTCCGCATTTATCATCACCGCACTCAGCGGTTTTCTGATTGCCCTGTTTGGCAGTCATTCACCCCTATTTTTTGTTCTGACTTTAATTCCCTCGACACTTGCCTGCGGCCTTTTACGGCCCCCTTCCACCAATATTATATTTGAACAGCACCCACGAGATAATGGCAGTGTCTCCTCCCTTTTAAACTTTATTATGACACTTTTCGGAAGTTTTGGAATGATACTTATTTCTTTGGATTGGACGAACAGAATCGTGATCATTGGAATAATGTATTTTATTGCTGCCTTTATCAGTCTTTTATCGTGGAATCATTTGGTCAATAAAGGTTATGTCCATTCCGTCGAAGCTGCCAAATAA
- the tlp gene encoding small acid-soluble spore protein Tlp — translation MKSKPDDRRDNVDRIQKNINHTIQNMELADEMIARTDDPKSKEDLEAKNDRRQDALDNMRAEIRDEALDKKRGYQN, via the coding sequence GTGAAAAGCAAACCCGATGATCGCAGGGATAACGTAGACCGAATCCAAAAAAATATTAACCACACCATTCAAAATATGGAACTGGCGGATGAAATGATCGCAAGGACAGATGATCCAAAATCGAAAGAGGATCTGGAAGCAAAAAATGATCGCAGACAGGATGCCTTAGACAATATGCGGGCAGAAATCCGAGACGAAGCACTTGATAAAAAGCGTGGCTATCAGAATTAA
- a CDS encoding S1C family serine protease, which translates to MKDVDRTNNNHDDRINNTRKKAKMEKADFEVHVTEYDEKNAQAEACGDAENHGGYEDPEDPEDSADPVRRTWAKKILAMIVILAFLAISLPNMPYLLSEQLGFLDESRSLLEDDLVKNCRPAVVSIETQLKANKAEKGAKKQGTGFNISPSGRIITNRHVVEDAEAITIRFADEKEYSSTHCIIIPDADIAILSIKGKDLPALSLNRKDPLNHGDTVTVIGDPLGYEKIAQRGQVGRYYQINESKIPVFSVHIAINPGNSGSPVINDKGEVVGIIFAAATIEEDDYSGSHGLAIPFHAVPEKYFTE; encoded by the coding sequence ATGAAAGACGTTGATAGAACGAATAACAATCACGACGATAGGATAAATAACACCAGAAAAAAAGCGAAAATGGAAAAAGCTGATTTTGAGGTCCACGTAACAGAGTATGACGAAAAAAACGCCCAAGCTGAGGCATGTGGAGACGCTGAGAATCACGGTGGATATGAAGACCCCGAAGACCCTGAAGATTCAGCAGATCCGGTACGTCGCACCTGGGCAAAAAAAATTTTGGCGATGATAGTTATTCTTGCTTTCCTTGCTATTTCTTTGCCGAATATGCCATACCTTTTATCTGAACAACTTGGCTTTCTTGATGAAAGCAGATCGTTGTTGGAGGATGACCTCGTCAAGAACTGCCGTCCGGCTGTTGTCAGTATTGAAACACAGTTGAAAGCAAATAAAGCTGAGAAAGGTGCAAAGAAACAAGGAACGGGATTCAATATATCTCCTAGCGGGAGAATCATCACGAACCGGCATGTTGTTGAAGATGCAGAAGCAATTACCATTCGATTTGCGGATGAAAAAGAGTATAGTTCAACACACTGTATAATTATCCCGGACGCTGACATTGCTATTCTCTCAATCAAAGGAAAGGATCTTCCTGCTCTGTCGCTAAATCGAAAGGATCCGCTTAACCATGGGGATACAGTGACTGTTATCGGCGATCCGTTGGGATATGAAAAGATTGCACAACGTGGCCAAGTTGGACGGTATTATCAGATCAATGAAAGCAAGATCCCTGTTTTTTCAGTTCATATTGCGATCAATCCCGGCAATAGCGGAAGTCCTGTCATTAATGATAAAGGCGAGGTCGTTGGTATTATATTTGCAGCAGCTACGATTGAAGAGGATGATTATTCGGGTTCTCACGGACTGGCAATTCCATTTCATGCCGTACCCGAGAAATACTTTACAGAGTGA
- a CDS encoding FUSC family protein: protein MNIGARTLKTALAVAISVYLCELLHIGPALFAATSAVVCMQKSLGRSFKTALEEITVNVIAIAVAVTLGLLIPIQFLSMALATIILIVFFTKVIKVPNQIVLAVISAIFILASPQDEFLTQATSRSLALLIGLITANVINLTIAPPSYHRSLQAKLIELNNFSAQMLIDAVNRYHYINTITDEEKGKNKAELIMLYQEADSLYDLVRQEWNVTWFGIRKSTGKGHISNDFYKEYKNYCQGIWQRSQDLIFLAEERKARREKANAQTVSPEFDRIFEMLHHVIFSATSYNQQLQLKIKGEKTAPLPELHVWSKLHEIINEWQESKPDNSFYAHALTELSVVTYSIRWFAKESSRLLNME, encoded by the coding sequence ATGAATATCGGTGCTAGAACATTAAAAACCGCACTGGCTGTTGCGATCAGTGTCTATCTCTGTGAACTGCTTCATATAGGCCCTGCTTTGTTTGCAGCTACCTCAGCGGTGGTTTGTATGCAGAAATCACTGGGCAGAAGCTTTAAAACTGCGCTCGAGGAAATTACCGTCAATGTGATTGCGATTGCCGTGGCAGTTACTTTGGGGTTGTTGATACCGATCCAATTCTTGAGTATGGCCCTGGCAACGATCATTTTAATTGTGTTTTTTACAAAGGTTATTAAAGTGCCGAACCAGATCGTCCTGGCGGTAATATCCGCAATTTTTATCTTAGCTTCACCACAGGATGAATTTTTGACCCAGGCAACCTCGCGATCTCTGGCTTTGTTAATCGGTTTAATCACAGCCAATGTGATTAATTTGACCATTGCTCCCCCCAGCTATCATCGATCGCTGCAAGCCAAGCTCATTGAGCTGAATAACTTTTCTGCCCAGATGCTCATCGATGCTGTTAACCGCTACCATTATATTAATACCATCACAGATGAGGAGAAGGGGAAAAACAAAGCTGAACTTATCATGCTGTATCAGGAAGCGGACAGTCTATACGACCTTGTTCGTCAGGAATGGAATGTGACTTGGTTCGGGATAAGAAAATCAACAGGAAAGGGACACATATCCAATGATTTTTATAAGGAGTACAAAAATTATTGCCAAGGTATATGGCAACGGTCACAAGACTTAATCTTCTTAGCAGAAGAAAGAAAGGCCCGTCGTGAGAAAGCAAATGCCCAAACGGTAAGTCCGGAGTTTGACCGAATTTTTGAAATGCTCCATCATGTTATATTTAGTGCTACTAGTTACAATCAGCAGCTTCAGCTAAAAATTAAAGGTGAAAAAACAGCTCCTTTACCGGAGCTGCATGTTTGGAGTAAACTGCATGAAATTATCAACGAATGGCAGGAAAGCAAACCGGACAATTCTTTTTATGCCCATGCACTCACAGAATTATCCGTGGTGACATACAGCATTCGATGGTTTGCCAAAGAATCCTCACGCCTTTTAAATATGGAATAA
- a CDS encoding amidohydrolase family protein, whose translation MANPNFPNIMDAHAHIFPQKISYKAVDSILSFYDELIPEMEPGKGTVSDLLTSGTNAGINYFLVSSTATRPEQVESINDFIADVCKDNRFIGFGTIHPEYPHPQLEIERAASLGIKGLKLHPDFQQCNIDDAALLPIYQAAEGRLPILFHIGDIRTDYSSPRRLARVLDMFPDLVVIAAHLGGWSLWDEFNESVYKKNVYIDTSSSLMLTDRETAVRIIRTHGVDKVLFGTDYPMWSPEAEIERFLSLGLTQEENQKILWDNARQLFHI comes from the coding sequence ATGGCGAACCCCAATTTTCCCAATATCATGGACGCCCATGCCCACATTTTTCCTCAAAAAATATCTTACAAAGCCGTTGATTCCATATTATCTTTTTATGATGAACTTATTCCGGAAATGGAACCTGGGAAAGGGACGGTCTCCGACCTTCTGACATCAGGTACCAATGCCGGAATCAATTATTTTCTGGTTTCTTCAACTGCTACGCGACCGGAGCAGGTTGAATCCATCAACGATTTTATCGCGGATGTTTGCAAGGATAACCGGTTTATTGGGTTTGGAACGATTCATCCTGAGTATCCTCATCCGCAGCTGGAAATAGAACGTGCGGCATCACTCGGCATAAAAGGCTTAAAGCTCCATCCGGATTTTCAGCAATGCAATATTGATGATGCTGCTTTGCTCCCAATATATCAAGCGGCTGAAGGCCGGCTTCCGATCCTTTTTCATATTGGCGACATCCGCACAGATTATTCCAGTCCGCGAAGACTCGCTCGTGTTTTGGACATGTTCCCCGACCTCGTAGTTATCGCCGCCCACTTGGGAGGATGGAGCCTATGGGATGAATTCAATGAGAGTGTCTATAAGAAAAATGTTTACATTGATACATCAAGTTCACTCATGCTGACGGACAGAGAAACCGCAGTGAGAATTATTCGTACTCATGGCGTGGATAAAGTCCTGTTTGGTACGGACTATCCGATGTGGTCCCCCGAAGCAGAAATTGAGAGATTTTTGTCCTTAGGTTTAACCCAAGAAGAGAATCAAAAGATACTCTGGGACAATGCCCGTCAGTTATTCCATATTTAA
- the rpmG gene encoding 50S ribosomal protein L33 encodes MRVAITLACTECKNRNYQTNKNKKNDPDRIEIKKYCKTCKSHTVHKETK; translated from the coding sequence ATGCGTGTTGCGATCACATTGGCTTGTACTGAATGCAAGAATAGAAACTATCAAACCAATAAGAATAAAAAAAATGACCCAGATCGTATAGAGATAAAAAAGTACTGCAAAACTTGCAAAAGTCATACTGTTCATAAGGAAACGAAATAG
- the secE gene encoding preprotein translocase subunit SecE: protein MAVAKKAENTGSKGGFLDRLKNPGKRFGFFREVWLELKKVHWPTRQTLLTYTGVVLVSVIIVAILVWIVDSGLTFAMDHLLSL, encoded by the coding sequence ATGGCAGTAGCAAAGAAAGCAGAAAACACAGGCTCTAAAGGCGGCTTTCTTGATAGGCTCAAAAACCCCGGTAAACGGTTTGGCTTTTTCCGTGAAGTTTGGCTGGAATTGAAGAAAGTGCATTGGCCGACACGTCAGACGTTGCTGACCTATACCGGCGTAGTGCTTGTTTCGGTTATTATTGTTGCCATATTGGTTTGGATTGTTGACAGCGGGCTGACCTTTGCGATGGATCACTTGCTGAGTCTGTAG
- the nusG gene encoding transcription termination/antitermination protein NusG, which yields MTKNWYVIHTYSGYENKVKTNLEKRVESMNMEDKIFRVLVPMEDEIEIKNGKKKVSKRKVFPGYVLVEMDMTDDSWYVVRNTPGVTGFVGSGSKPIPLLEHEVAVILRQMGLEKVRTKIDVTVGQSVKVIAGPFKDFIGVVKEVLDEKQKVRVSVSMFGRETPVELEFGQVEKLD from the coding sequence ATGACGAAGAACTGGTATGTTATTCACACTTATTCCGGTTATGAGAACAAGGTGAAAACAAATCTGGAAAAACGTGTTGAGTCCATGAATATGGAGGACAAAATATTTCGCGTTTTAGTTCCTATGGAAGATGAAATTGAAATCAAGAACGGCAAGAAGAAGGTTTCAAAGCGCAAAGTATTTCCGGGTTATGTTTTAGTAGAAATGGATATGACGGATGACTCTTGGTATGTGGTGAGAAACACGCCCGGAGTAACAGGGTTTGTCGGCAGCGGCAGCAAACCGATACCGCTCTTGGAGCACGAGGTTGCTGTTATTTTGCGCCAAATGGGTCTTGAAAAGGTTCGTACCAAAATCGATGTTACGGTTGGCCAATCTGTCAAAGTCATCGCCGGTCCCTTTAAAGATTTTATTGGCGTTGTCAAAGAAGTCTTGGATGAGAAACAAAAAGTCAGGGTCTCGGTTTCTATGTTTGGAAGAGAGACGCCCGTCGAGTTGGAATTTGGGCAAGTGGAAAAGCTTGACTAA
- the rplK gene encoding 50S ribosomal protein L11, whose protein sequence is MAKKVIGLVKLAITAGKANPAPPVGPALGQHGVNIMGFCKEYNERTKDQAGLIIPAEITIYEDRSFTFILKTPPASVLLKKAANIPSGSAVPNKQKVAKVTKDQVREIAEQKMKDLNAASVEAAMRMVEGTARSMGIDII, encoded by the coding sequence ATGGCAAAAAAGGTAATTGGATTGGTAAAATTGGCTATCACTGCAGGTAAGGCAAATCCGGCACCTCCGGTTGGTCCTGCTTTGGGTCAGCATGGTGTCAATATCATGGGATTCTGCAAAGAGTACAATGAGAGAACCAAGGATCAAGCTGGATTGATCATCCCTGCCGAGATAACGATTTATGAAGACCGCTCCTTTACATTTATTCTGAAGACGCCGCCCGCATCCGTATTGCTGAAGAAAGCAGCCAACATTCCGTCTGGTTCTGCTGTACCCAATAAGCAAAAGGTTGCAAAAGTGACGAAGGATCAAGTAAGGGAAATCGCTGAGCAAAAGATGAAAGACTTAAATGCAGCGAGTGTTGAAGCAGCCATGCGTATGGTTGAAGGAACCGCGCGCAGTATGGGAATCGATATTATTTAA
- the rplA gene encoding 50S ribosomal protein L1: MPKRGKKYLDALKAFDNQALYEPTEAIGVVKTNAKAKFDETVEVAFKLGIDTRHADQQIRGAVVLPHGTGKTLTVLVFAKGEKAKEAEAAGAEFVGAEDMVEKIQQGWFGFDVAVATPDMMGTVGKLGKLLGPKGLMPNPKTGTVSFDVDRAVKEIKAGKVEYRADKAGIIHVPIGKVSFEQDKLMANYKTIAEVVMKAKPAAAKGQYVRSVTVSSTMGPGVKINPLKIV, translated from the coding sequence ATGCCTAAAAGAGGTAAAAAGTATCTGGATGCTTTAAAAGCATTTGATAATCAGGCTCTGTATGAGCCAACCGAAGCGATTGGCGTTGTCAAAACAAATGCCAAAGCGAAATTTGACGAGACTGTAGAAGTTGCTTTCAAATTGGGAATCGATACCCGCCATGCTGATCAGCAGATCCGCGGAGCGGTGGTATTACCCCATGGAACCGGCAAAACCTTGACTGTTCTTGTTTTTGCCAAGGGAGAAAAAGCAAAAGAAGCTGAAGCAGCGGGCGCTGAATTTGTCGGTGCTGAAGATATGGTAGAAAAGATCCAGCAGGGGTGGTTTGGTTTTGACGTTGCCGTAGCGACACCCGATATGATGGGAACTGTCGGTAAATTGGGTAAACTTTTGGGACCCAAAGGACTCATGCCGAATCCAAAGACTGGAACCGTATCCTTTGATGTCGACAGAGCAGTCAAAGAAATCAAAGCCGGTAAAGTGGAATATAGAGCAGATAAAGCTGGTATTATCCACGTGCCGATTGGTAAGGTTTCTTTCGAGCAGGATAAACTGATGGCTAACTATAAGACGATTGCTGAAGTTGTCATGAAAGCAAAACCTGCAGCTGCTAAAGGACAATATGTCCGAAGTGTAACGGTATCTTCCACCATGGGACCGGGAGTGAAAATCAATCCTTTAAAAATAGTTTAA
- the rplJ gene encoding 50S ribosomal protein L10, whose product MPNFDEKQKVVEDIKQKFQGASGVVLADYRGLTVAQVTNLRVELRQAGVEYRVLKNTMVRRAADEMGIKGLDEFLEGPTALAFSADPVAPAKILSEFSKKTKTLTIKAGVLEGRVIDADKVKDLANLPSREVLLSQVLAGMQGPLQGMVNVLQGPIRKFGYALEEVRKLKEAQA is encoded by the coding sequence ATGCCAAATTTTGATGAAAAGCAAAAAGTAGTCGAGGATATCAAACAGAAGTTTCAAGGGGCTTCCGGTGTCGTGCTGGCTGATTACAGAGGACTCACTGTGGCTCAGGTAACAAACTTAAGGGTGGAACTGCGTCAGGCCGGTGTCGAATACAGAGTATTAAAAAATACGATGGTTCGTCGCGCTGCTGATGAAATGGGTATCAAAGGCCTTGATGAATTTCTTGAAGGGCCGACTGCTTTAGCCTTTTCCGCCGATCCTGTTGCTCCTGCAAAAATTCTCAGTGAATTCAGCAAGAAGACTAAGACACTGACAATCAAAGCCGGAGTACTTGAGGGACGTGTCATTGACGCAGATAAAGTCAAAGACCTTGCTAACCTTCCCTCCAGAGAAGTCCTTCTCTCCCAGGTACTTGCCGGAATGCAGGGCCCGCTTCAGGGTATGGTCAATGTTCTGCAAGGACCTATCCGCAAATTTGGTTACGCTTTGGAAGAAGTTCGTAAACTTAAAGAAGCCCAAGCGTAG
- the rplL gene encoding 50S ribosomal protein L7/L12: MSKTAEILEAVKGMTVLELSELVKAFEEEFGVSAAAPAAAAAPAAAAAAPVVEEQTEFDVILTSAGAAKINVIKVVREITSLGLKEAKDLVDGAPKPVKEKVAKDEAEAIKAKLVEAGASVEIK; encoded by the coding sequence ATGTCCAAAACTGCTGAAATTTTAGAAGCCGTAAAAGGCATGACTGTTCTTGAACTCTCTGAGCTGGTTAAAGCTTTTGAAGAAGAATTCGGTGTAAGCGCTGCTGCTCCTGCTGCCGCTGCTGCTCCTGCTGCCGCTGCAGCTGCACCTGTTGTTGAAGAACAGACTGAGTTTGATGTTATCCTGACCAGCGCCGGTGCTGCAAAAATCAACGTGATCAAAGTTGTTCGCGAAATCACCAGCCTGGGCTTAAAAGAAGCCAAAGACCTTGTTGACGGCGCTCCGAAGCCTGTTAAAGAGAAAGTTGCCAAAGATGAAGCAGAAGCTATTAAGGCTAAATTGGTTGAGGCCGGTGCCAGCGTAGAAATCAAATAA